A single window of Botrytis cinerea B05.10 chromosome 3, complete sequence DNA harbors:
- the Bcdoa1 gene encoding Bcdoa1: MAEYKLSASLAGHEDDVRAVAFPSAKAVVSASRDGTVRLWKQLSDNPPIFDATISSHATAFVNTVTYLPPSSQFPDGLVISGGKDTVIEVRQPSKGPEENAEALLIGHSHNICALDVDPAGRFIISGSWDAEARIWPLGKWECESVLRGHEGSVWAVLAIDSETVVTACADKLIRVFNTGGKLLRTIRGSADVVRALCRLPKGHSSGADFASAGNDGVIRLWTLSGKQVAELHGHENFIYSIASTPSGEIISSGEDRTLRIWKDSQCIQTITHPAISVWGVAVCEENGDIVSGASDRVVRVFTRNSERFADAETTTLFEDSVKESSIPQQSLPEVNKEKLPGPEFLAQKSGTKEGQVQMIRELNGAVTAHTWSSAQGQWINVGTVVDAVGSSGKKVEYLGKEYDYVFDVDIEDGKPPLKLPYNLSQNPYEAATKFIANNELPVTYLEQVANFITTNTQGATIGQTQESSGPDAWGSDQRYRPGEGESSAPANIPPPPKVLPQKEYLSIIVASVPKMQKKIEEVNKALINDGQKGVSLNPEELEVLQNLRKHLESTGATKTSQSVSGGLDLAIKLSTHWPYKDRLAGLDLLRLLAIAPETATFRSNGGESIIDVFSQAALESSPPSENHVMMAVRGFANLFDSTEGRQLATDNFEKVHGLIKAAIQSSTNRNLLVAATTVYINYAVLFTETDPDFEQVLAVLDTVTSILKTQVDSEVIYRGLVALGTLLTVGDEIREAGKDVYGVLTAVDGCVKKATDPRVKNVGKEIRELLA, translated from the exons ATGGCAGAATACAAGTTATCTGCATCTTTGGCTGGCCATGAAGACGAT GTTCGCGCTGTAGCTTTCCCATCTGCGAAAGCCGTAGTTTCAGCTTCGAGAGATGGAACAGTACGACTATGGAAACAACTCTCAGATAACCCACCAATATTCGATGCCACCATTTCCTCCCATGCAACAGCGTTCGTAAATACAGTCACATACCTACCCCCGAGCTCGCAATTTCCAGACGGACTCGTCATCTCAGGTGGAAAAGACACAGTTATTGAAGTTCGACAACCTTCGAAAGGACCGGAAGAAAATGCGGAAGCTCTACTTATCGGACACAGTCACAACATATGTGCTTTGGATGTCGATCCGGCCGGACGATTTATAATCAGTGGAAGTTGGGATGCGGAAGCAAGAATATGGCCATTAGGAAAATGGGAATGTGAATCGGTTCTCAGAGGACACGAGGGAAGCGTTTGGGCAGTTCTTGCCATAGATTCGGAAACTGTCGTCACTGCTTGTGCGGATAAACTCATTAGAGTATTTAATACCGGTGGCAAATTACTGCGGACCATTCGAGGAAGTGCAGATGTTGTTCGAGCTCTTTGCAGGTTACCCAAAGGCCATTCATCCGGGGCAGATTTCGCATCGGCAGGTAATGATGGCGTAATCAGACTGTGGACTCTCTCTGGCAAACAGGTGGCAGAATTACATGGACACGAAAACTTCATTTATTCTATTGCCTCTACACCTTCCGGAGAAATTATCAGTTCCGGTGAAGATCGAACCTTGAGAATATGGAAGGACAGTCAATGTATTCAAACAATTACACATCCCGCGATTTCGGTCTGGGGTGTAGCTGTTTGTGAAGAGAATGGGGATATTGTTTCGGGCGCAAGTGATAGAGTGGTGCGAGTCTTCACGAGAAATTCGGAACGTTTCGCAGATGCAGAGACAACAACACTATTTGAAGACTCGGTCAAGGAATCATCTATACCTCAGCAATCGTTACCTGAAGTCAATAAGGAGAAGCTTCCTGGACCAGAATTTCTTGCACAAAAGAGTGGCACCAAGGAGGGACAAGTTCAAATGATTCGTGAATTGAATGGAGCTGTTACTGCACATACGTGGTCTAGTG CTCAGGGTCAGTGGATAAATGTAGGCACTGTCGTTGATGCTGTTGGAAGTAGCGGAAAGAAAGTCGAGTATCTCGGAAAGGAGTATGATTATGTCTTTGATGTTGACATTGAAGATGGCAAACCTCCCCTCAAACTCCCTTACAACTTATCTCAGAACCCATATGAAGCTGCTACAAAATTCATCGCGAATAATGAACTTCCAGTAACCTACTTGGAACAAGTAGCCAATTTCATCACAACCAATACTCAAGGAGCTACGATTGGCCAAACTCAAGAAAGTTCTGGACCAGATGCATGGGGTAGCGATCAAAGATACCGACCAGGCGAGGGAGAATCCTCGGCCCCTGCAAAtattccaccaccacctaaGGTTCTCCCACAAAAAGAGTATCTCTCGATCATTGTGGCTTCAGTACCAAAGATgcaaaagaagattgaagaagtcaACAAAGCATTAATTAATGATGGTCAAAAGGGTGTATCTTTGAATCCTGAAGAGCTTGAAGTTCTTCAAAACCTCCGAAAACATCTCGAATCTACCGGCGCCACAAAGACTTCTCAATCTGTTAGTGGAGGCCTTGACTTAGCTATCAAACTCTCAACTCATTGGCCCTACAAAGATCGACTCGCTGGACTCGATCTTCTTCGTCTCCTAGCCATTGCGCCCGAAACTGCAACTTTCCGTAGCAACGGTGGCGAGTCCATTATCGATGTTTTCTCACAAGCTGCTTTGGAATCTTCACCTCCTTCCGAAAATCACGTCATGATGGCCGTTCGTGGTTTTGCTAATCTTTTCGATTCTACTGAAGGTCGTCAATTAGCCACTGACAATTTCGAAAAAGTCCATGGCTTGATTAAGGCAGCTATCCAATCCTCTACCAATAGAAATTTATTGGTAGCTGCTACAACTGTTTATATCAACTACGCTGTTCTATTCACAGAAACAGACCCAGATTTCGAACAGGTTCTTGCGGTGTTAGACACAGTTACGAGTATCTTGAAGACACAAGTGGATAGTGAGGTTATATATAGAGGATTGGTTGCCCTAGGTACGCTATTGACTGTGGGAGATGAGATTAGAGAGGCTGGTAAAGATGTTTATGGCGTTTTGACCGCGGTGGATGGCTGTGTCAAGAAGGCTACCGATCCTCGCGTGAAGAATGTTGGGAAGGAGATTAGAGAGTTACTTGCGTAG
- the Bcapd1 gene encoding Bcapd1 — protein sequence MSSIGNKTSHDATRVATNSTPRKKKRNMTSTFKSLLNSAKQTISGQSTPIPGTPSENTPIEQIFPKVDPTVDGDDCDHDCESCHVKYPKGFKIDEDDELYGHVKGWSTHILVATGKSDWVRDVADEKGSVMQAIDHGSVKPSNGKLMLSASNIPTPSHSTDYSQPTTVLLLPAFVVIDNVTPQSVPTLITEFIDKAPTNMTPLGPLSIPQSLPDPLPSAEQLTSRPSPHRALILLCSQKTRDARCGQSAPLLKKEFERHLRPLGLFRDLDDDRLGGVGIYFISHVGGHKYSANVMIYRRSDAFGLDNVERANTDGDIMPSKVVPGEDEDKGAAQCMWLARVKPEDCEGIVKFTILQGKLIKPESQLRGGFDRQKGLFSW from the exons ATGTCGAGTATTGGAAATAAAACCAGCCATGATGCCACGAGAGTTGCGACGAATTCCACCCCgcgcaagaagaagagaaacatgACTTCCACTTTCAAATCCCTCTTAAATTCTGCCAAGCAAACCATCTCTGGCCAATCCACCCCAATTCCAGGAACCCCTTCAGAAAATACTCCCATCGAGCAAATATTCCCAAAGGTTGACCCGActgtggatggagatgattgTGACCATGATTGCGAATCGTGTCATGTGAAATATCCAAAAGGCTTCAAGATagacgaggatgatgagcTCTATGGTCATGTCAAAGGATGGAGTACACATATTCTAGTCGCGACAGGAAAATCGGATTGGGTGAGAGATGTCGCAGATGAGAAGGGAAGTGTAATGCAAGCAATCGATCATGGTTCGGTGAAACCAAGTAATGGG AAGCTCATGCTCTCCGCGTCCAACATACCCACACCTTCACATTCGACAGATTACTCGCAGCCTACGACTGTACTTCTCTTACCTGCATTCGTCGTAATTGACAACGTTACTCCACAATCGGTGCCAACTCTGATTACAGAGTTCATCGACAAAGCCCCTACCAACATGACACCTCTTGGACCCCTTTCGATACCGCAATCCCTCCCCGATCCTCTCCCATCCGCAGAACAACTCACATCACGTCCATCACCCCACCGAGCACTTATCCTGCTCTGTTCGCAGAAAACTCGAGATGCAAGATGTGGACAAAGTGCGCCATTACTGAAGAAGGAATTCGAGAGGCATTTGAGACCGCTAGGACTTTTCCGCGACTTAGATGACGATAGACTGGGAGGAGTTGgtatatactttatatctCACGTTGGAGGACACAAATATAGTGCAAACGTCATGATCTACCGGAGATCGGACGCGTTTGGGTTGGACAATGTTGAAAGAGCCAACACGGATGGGGATATAATGCCATCGAAAGTGGTACctggagaagatgaggataagGGTGCTGCTCAATGTATGTGGCTAGCAAGAGTGAAACCTGAAGATTGTGAGGGGATTGTGAAATTTACCATTTTGCAAGGCAAGCTAATCAAGCCGGAAAGTCAATTGAGAGGTGGGTTCGATCGGCAAAAGGGACTCTTCAGTTGGTAG
- the Bccel5A gene encoding Bccel5A: MRFTNFVLAAGLTATAFAAPVAVRDEDDNCVADYDETTSAAVVAQTTLPSSSAAVVAATSVAPSSSAVKTSAAVVQASSAASPVVASSSPAATSSTKAASSTKAAVAAASSGSTAAGKLRWIGASESGAEFGQGNLPGVVGTDYTFPNTTAIQTLIDGGMNIFRVPFLFERMAQSSITASLDATYLASYKEVIDYITAAGATAVMEAHNYGRYDNNIITSTSDFGTFWGNFATEFKDNSNVIFDCNNEFHDEPTATIYAELNQACVTAIRGVGATSQYIFVEGTSYTGAWTWVSSGNSVSMLNITDPEDKLVYEFHQYLDSDGSGTSATCVSSTIGAERIADATAWLKANNLKGVIGEFAGGVNADCESAISGMLDALAADNEYWLGALWWGAGPWWGDYIYAFEPPTGVAYKQYFDTLVSYVA; encoded by the exons ATGCGTTTCACAAACTTTGTTTTGGCAGCTGGCCTTACAGCAACCGCATTCGCAGCTCCGGTAGCTGTtagagatgaggatgataaCTGTGTTGCTGATTACGATGAGACCACTTCCGCTGCCGTTGTAGCTCAAACCacccttccttcttcctctgccgCTGTCGTTGCCGCCACTTCAGTTGCACCATCAAGCAGTGCTGTCAAGACCTCTGCCGCTGTTGTCCAAGCTTCATCAGCCGCTAGTCCGGTAGTTGCTAGCTCTTCCCCAGCTGCTACTTCATCCACCAAGGCCGCTTCCTCCACCAAGGCCGCTGTCGCCGCTGCATCATCGGGCAGCACAGCTGCCGGAAAGTTGAGATGGATCGGTGCCAGCGAATCTGGAGCTGAATTTGGACAAGGCAACCTTCCAGGTGTTGTTGGAACCGACTACACCTTCCCAAACACTACCGCCATTCAAACTTTGATTGATGGTGGCATGAACATCTTCCGTGTTCCATTCCTTTTCGAGCGTATGGCCCAAAGCAGCATCACCGCTAGCCTCGACGCCACTTACCTTGCTAGCTACAAGGAGGTCATCGATTACATTACCGCAGCTGGTGCAACTGCAGTTATGGAAGCTCACAACTATGGACGTTATGACAATAACATCATCACTTCCACCTCCGACTTCGGTACCTTCTGGGGCAACTTCGCTACCGAGTTTAAAGACAACTCCAATGTTATCTTTGACTGTAACAACGAGTTCCACGATGAGCCTACAGCTACCATCTATGCCGAGCTTAACCAAGCTTGTGTTACTGCTATCCGTGGCGTTGGCGCAACCTCCCAATACATCTTTGTTGAGG GAACTTCTTACACTGGTGCCTGGACCTGGGTTTCATCTGGAAACTCTGTTTCCATGTTGAACATCACCGACCCTGAAGACAAGCTTGTCTACGAATTCCATCAATACCTCGACTCTGATGGATCCGGAACCTCTGCCACCTGTGTTAGCAGCACCATTGGTGCTGAGCGTATCGCCGATGCTACCGCATGGCTCAAGGCCAACAACCTCAAGGGTGTCATTGGAGAATTCGCCGGTGGTGTCAACGCTGACTGTGAATCTGCTATCTCTGGTATGTTGGATGCTTTGGCTGCCGATAACGAGTACTGGTTGGGTGCTTTGTGGTGGGGTGCTGGCCCATGGTGGGGTGATTACATCTACGCTTTCGAGCCACCTACCGGTGTTGCTTACAAACAATACTTCGACACCCTTGTCAGCTACGTCGCATAA